A section of the Apodemus sylvaticus chromosome 10, mApoSyl1.1, whole genome shotgun sequence genome encodes:
- the Cdk5rap3 gene encoding CDK5 regulatory subunit-associated protein 3 isoform X2 translates to MQDHQHVPIDIQTSKLLDWLVDRRHCNLKWQSLVLTIREKINSAIQDMPESQEIAQLLSGSYIHYFHCLKIVDLLKGTEASTKNIFGRYSSQRMKDWQEIISLYEKDNTYLVELSSLLVRNVNYEIPSLKKQIAKCQQLQQEYSRKEEEGQAGAAEMREQFYHSCKQYGITGDNVRRELLALVKDLPSQLAEVGAGAQSLGEAIDLYQACVEFVCDSPAEQVLPMLRHVQKRGNSTVYEWRTGMEPSVVERPQLEEPPEQVQEDEIDWGDDVAASEITVVETGTEAPEGVARGSDALTLLEYPETRNQFIDELMELEIFLSQRAVEMSEEADVLSVSQFQLAPAILQGQTKEKMLSLVSTLQHLIGRLASLRMQHLFMILASPRYVDRVTEFLQQKLKQSQLLALKKELMVEKQQEALQEQAALEPKLDLLLEKTRELQKLIEADISKRYNGRPVNLMGTSL, encoded by the exons ATGCAG GACCATCAGCACGTGCCCATCGACATCCAGACCAGCAAGCTGCTCG ATTGGCTGGTGGACAGAAGACACTGTAACCTAAAATGGCAGAGCCTGGTGCTGACCATCCGGGAAAAGATCAACTCCGCCATCCAGGACATGCCCGAGAGCCAGGAGATTGCCCAGCTGCTCTCTGGATCCT ACATTCATTACTTCCACTGCCTAAAAATAGTGGACCTTCTAAAAGGCACCGAGGCCTCCACCAAAAATATTTTTGGCCGGTACTCTTCACAGCGGATGAAG gATTGGCAAGAGATCATAAGCCTATACGAGAAGGACAACACGTATTTAG TGGAGCTCTCTAGCCTCCTGGTTCGGAATGTCAACTATGAGATCCCCTCACTGAAGAAGCAGATTGCCAAGTGCCAGCAACTGCAGCAAGAATACAGCCgcaaggaggaggagggccaGGCTGGGGCCGCCGAGATGCGCGAGCAGTTCTACCACTCCTGCAAGCAGTACGGCATCACG GGAGACAATGTTCGAAGAGAGCTTCTGGCCCTTGTGAAGGACCTACCAAGCCAGCTGGCTGAGGTAGGCGCAGGAGCTCAGTCCCTGGGGGAAGCCATCGACTTGTACCAGGCCTGCGTGGAGTTTGTGTGTGACAG TCCCGCAGAGCAGGTGCTGCCCATGCTGCGGCACGTGCAGAAGAGGGGAAACTCAACGGTGTATGAGTGGAGGACAGGGATGGAGCCCTCTGTGGTGGAGCGGCCACAGCTGGAGGAACCTCCTGAGCAGGTGCAAGAAGATGAG ATAGACTGGGGCGACGATGTTGCGGCTTCCGAGATCACCGtggtggagacaggaactgagg CTCCAGAGGGCGTTGCCAGGGGCTCAGACGCTCTGACTCTTCTTGAATACCCTGAGACTCGAAATCAGTTCATTGACGAGCTCATGGAG CTTGAGATCTTCTTGTCTCAGAGAGCAGTAGAGATGAGCGAGGAGGCCGACGTCCTGTCCGTGAGCCAGTTCCAGCTGGCTCCTGCCATCCTTCAGGGCCAGACCAAAGAGAAGATGCTCAGCCTGGTGTCCACACTGCAGCATCTGATTGGCCGGCTTGCGAGTCTCCGGATGCAGCACCTGTTTATGATTCTGGCCTCGCCAAG GTATGTGGACCGAGTGACGGAGTTCCTCCAGCAGAAGCTGAAGCAGTCCCAGCTGTTGGCTTTGAAGAAGGAACTGATGGTGGAGAAGCAGCAGGAGGCGCTTCAGGAGCAGGCTGCTCTGGAGCCCAAGCTGGACCTGCTGCTGGAGAAGACCAGGGAACTGCAGAAACTG ATTGAAGCTGACATCTCCAAGAGGTACAATGGCCGTCCTGTGAACCTGATGGGGACCTCTCTGTGA
- the Cdk5rap3 gene encoding CDK5 regulatory subunit-associated protein 3 isoform X1: MQDHQHVPIDIQTSKLLDWLVDRRHCNLKWQSLVLTIREKINSAIQDMPESQEIAQLLSGSYIHYFHCLKIVDLLKGTEASTKNIFGRYSSQRMKDWQEIISLYEKDNTYLVELSSLLVRNVNYEIPSLKKQIAKCQQLQQEYSRKEEEGQAGAAEMREQFYHSCKQYGITGDNVRRELLALVKDLPSQLAEVGAGAQSLGEAIDLYQACVEFVCDSPAEQVLPMLRHVQKRGNSTVYEWRTGMEPSVVERPQLEEPPEQVQEDEIDWGDFGVEAVSNSGISAETPGIDWGISLESESKDAGADKIDWGDDVAASEITVVETGTEAPEGVARGSDALTLLEYPETRNQFIDELMELEIFLSQRAVEMSEEADVLSVSQFQLAPAILQGQTKEKMLSLVSTLQHLIGRLASLRMQHLFMILASPRYVDRVTEFLQQKLKQSQLLALKKELMVEKQQEALQEQAALEPKLDLLLEKTRELQKLIEADISKRYNGRPVNLMGTSL, from the exons ATGCAG GACCATCAGCACGTGCCCATCGACATCCAGACCAGCAAGCTGCTCG ATTGGCTGGTGGACAGAAGACACTGTAACCTAAAATGGCAGAGCCTGGTGCTGACCATCCGGGAAAAGATCAACTCCGCCATCCAGGACATGCCCGAGAGCCAGGAGATTGCCCAGCTGCTCTCTGGATCCT ACATTCATTACTTCCACTGCCTAAAAATAGTGGACCTTCTAAAAGGCACCGAGGCCTCCACCAAAAATATTTTTGGCCGGTACTCTTCACAGCGGATGAAG gATTGGCAAGAGATCATAAGCCTATACGAGAAGGACAACACGTATTTAG TGGAGCTCTCTAGCCTCCTGGTTCGGAATGTCAACTATGAGATCCCCTCACTGAAGAAGCAGATTGCCAAGTGCCAGCAACTGCAGCAAGAATACAGCCgcaaggaggaggagggccaGGCTGGGGCCGCCGAGATGCGCGAGCAGTTCTACCACTCCTGCAAGCAGTACGGCATCACG GGAGACAATGTTCGAAGAGAGCTTCTGGCCCTTGTGAAGGACCTACCAAGCCAGCTGGCTGAGGTAGGCGCAGGAGCTCAGTCCCTGGGGGAAGCCATCGACTTGTACCAGGCCTGCGTGGAGTTTGTGTGTGACAG TCCCGCAGAGCAGGTGCTGCCCATGCTGCGGCACGTGCAGAAGAGGGGAAACTCAACGGTGTATGAGTGGAGGACAGGGATGGAGCCCTCTGTGGTGGAGCGGCCACAGCTGGAGGAACCTCCTGAGCAGGTGCAAGAAGATGAG atcGACTGGGGTGACTTTGGGGTGGAGGCTGTTTCCAACTCTGGCATCTCTGCTGAGACCCCTGGAATAGACTGGGGTATCTCCCTGGAGTCAGAGTCCAAG GATGCTGGGGCTGACAAGATAGACTGGGGCGACGATGTTGCGGCTTCCGAGATCACCGtggtggagacaggaactgagg CTCCAGAGGGCGTTGCCAGGGGCTCAGACGCTCTGACTCTTCTTGAATACCCTGAGACTCGAAATCAGTTCATTGACGAGCTCATGGAG CTTGAGATCTTCTTGTCTCAGAGAGCAGTAGAGATGAGCGAGGAGGCCGACGTCCTGTCCGTGAGCCAGTTCCAGCTGGCTCCTGCCATCCTTCAGGGCCAGACCAAAGAGAAGATGCTCAGCCTGGTGTCCACACTGCAGCATCTGATTGGCCGGCTTGCGAGTCTCCGGATGCAGCACCTGTTTATGATTCTGGCCTCGCCAAG GTATGTGGACCGAGTGACGGAGTTCCTCCAGCAGAAGCTGAAGCAGTCCCAGCTGTTGGCTTTGAAGAAGGAACTGATGGTGGAGAAGCAGCAGGAGGCGCTTCAGGAGCAGGCTGCTCTGGAGCCCAAGCTGGACCTGCTGCTGGAGAAGACCAGGGAACTGCAGAAACTG ATTGAAGCTGACATCTCCAAGAGGTACAATGGCCGTCCTGTGAACCTGATGGGGACCTCTCTGTGA
- the Cdk5rap3 gene encoding CDK5 regulatory subunit-associated protein 3 isoform X3, which translates to MLRHVQKRGNSTVYEWRTGMEPSVVERPQLEEPPEQVQEDEIDWGDFGVEAVSNSGISAETPGIDWGISLESESKDAGADKIDWGDDVAASEITVVETGTEAPEGVARGSDALTLLEYPETRNQFIDELMELEIFLSQRAVEMSEEADVLSVSQFQLAPAILQGQTKEKMLSLVSTLQHLIGRLASLRMQHLFMILASPRYVDRVTEFLQQKLKQSQLLALKKELMVEKQQEALQEQAALEPKLDLLLEKTRELQKLIEADISKRYNGRPVNLMGTSL; encoded by the exons ATGCTGCGGCACGTGCAGAAGAGGGGAAACTCAACGGTGTATGAGTGGAGGACAGGGATGGAGCCCTCTGTGGTGGAGCGGCCACAGCTGGAGGAACCTCCTGAGCAGGTGCAAGAAGATGAG atcGACTGGGGTGACTTTGGGGTGGAGGCTGTTTCCAACTCTGGCATCTCTGCTGAGACCCCTGGAATAGACTGGGGTATCTCCCTGGAGTCAGAGTCCAAG GATGCTGGGGCTGACAAGATAGACTGGGGCGACGATGTTGCGGCTTCCGAGATCACCGtggtggagacaggaactgagg CTCCAGAGGGCGTTGCCAGGGGCTCAGACGCTCTGACTCTTCTTGAATACCCTGAGACTCGAAATCAGTTCATTGACGAGCTCATGGAG CTTGAGATCTTCTTGTCTCAGAGAGCAGTAGAGATGAGCGAGGAGGCCGACGTCCTGTCCGTGAGCCAGTTCCAGCTGGCTCCTGCCATCCTTCAGGGCCAGACCAAAGAGAAGATGCTCAGCCTGGTGTCCACACTGCAGCATCTGATTGGCCGGCTTGCGAGTCTCCGGATGCAGCACCTGTTTATGATTCTGGCCTCGCCAAG GTATGTGGACCGAGTGACGGAGTTCCTCCAGCAGAAGCTGAAGCAGTCCCAGCTGTTGGCTTTGAAGAAGGAACTGATGGTGGAGAAGCAGCAGGAGGCGCTTCAGGAGCAGGCTGCTCTGGAGCCCAAGCTGGACCTGCTGCTGGAGAAGACCAGGGAACTGCAGAAACTG ATTGAAGCTGACATCTCCAAGAGGTACAATGGCCGTCCTGTGAACCTGATGGGGACCTCTCTGTGA